The Nitrosomonas cryotolerans ATCC 49181 genome includes a window with the following:
- a CDS encoding rod shape-determining protein codes for MFNFMNSNILGGYFSTDMAIDLGTANTLIYVRGQGVVLDEPSVVAIRQENGSSGKKMIQQVGLAAKQMLGRTPGNITAIRPMKDGVIADFTVTEQMLKMFIRKVNPPRLFSANPRIVICVPYGSTQVERRAIREAAYGAGARKVELIEEPMAAALGADLPVESPTGSMVVDIGGGTTEVGVISLGGIVYSNSVRVGGDKFDEAIINYIRRNYGMLIGEVTAEFIKEEIGSAFPGSEVREIEVKGRNLAEGIPRSFTISSNEILEALTEPLNSIVSAVKSALEHTPPELGSDIAETGMVMTGGGALLRDIDRLLMEETGLSVIIAEDPLSCVARGAGIALENMDRSIGIFAND; via the coding sequence ATGTTTAACTTTATGAACAGTAATATTCTGGGGGGTTATTTCTCAACAGACATGGCTATTGATCTAGGGACAGCGAATACATTAATTTATGTCCGTGGCCAGGGCGTTGTACTCGACGAACCCTCAGTGGTAGCAATTCGCCAGGAAAATGGATCCAGTGGAAAGAAAATGATTCAGCAGGTTGGATTAGCTGCCAAACAGATGCTGGGCCGAACGCCTGGCAATATCACCGCGATTCGCCCAATGAAGGACGGGGTTATTGCTGATTTCACTGTCACTGAACAGATGCTCAAGATGTTCATTAGAAAAGTAAATCCGCCACGCCTGTTTTCCGCCAATCCACGGATTGTCATTTGTGTGCCTTATGGTTCCACTCAAGTAGAGCGCCGGGCTATCCGTGAAGCCGCCTATGGTGCTGGTGCTCGTAAAGTGGAACTGATTGAGGAGCCTATGGCTGCCGCGCTCGGTGCTGATCTGCCAGTTGAATCACCCACTGGTTCGATGGTTGTGGATATTGGTGGCGGCACAACAGAAGTCGGGGTCATTTCCCTGGGAGGCATTGTTTACTCAAATTCGGTACGGGTCGGCGGTGACAAATTTGATGAAGCGATCATTAATTATATTCGTCGTAACTATGGCATGCTGATTGGCGAAGTCACTGCTGAATTTATTAAGGAAGAGATTGGCTCTGCCTTTCCAGGATCCGAAGTACGTGAAATTGAAGTAAAGGGACGTAACCTGGCCGAAGGCATTCCACGTAGTTTCACAATTTCCAGCAATGAAATCCTGGAAGCGCTAACCGAACCACTGAACAGCATTGTGAGTGCGGTCAAATCCGCGCTGGAACACACACCGCCGGAGCTGGGCTCAGACATCGCCGAAACAGGCATGGTCATGACGGGTGGTGGCGCCCTGTTACGCGACATTGACCGTCTCCTAATGGAAGAAACCGGCCTTTCCGTCATTATTGCAGAAGATCCACTTTCATGCGTGGCACGCGGCGCGGGTATTGCGCTAGAAAACATGGATCGTTCAATTGGTATATTTGCCAACGACTAG
- the mreC gene encoding rod shape-determining protein MreC produces the protein METTPPFFRHGPGPLARLLFFVLLSFLLMAEDIRFQYFPKLRQTIAVIIYPLQKLAHTPITIYDQVSEFLSNFHLIDENIYLRQRYLADQKQLLQLRALEAENMQLRKLLGAVERIKTKTETEAVMAEILYAPRDPFNRRITLNKGSQHNVQPGQVVVDNRGVVGQITQVYLWTSEVTLITDKDHSVPVQAIRNGLRSVISGAGKNDELELRYLSINTDIQQDDLLVTSGIGGVYPSGLPVAIVSSIERDPAYAFARIVCSPVAGVDRNRQVLILSLLSPMPENQIETPRIGSKNN, from the coding sequence ATGGAAACAACGCCACCGTTTTTCAGGCATGGTCCAGGCCCACTTGCGCGGCTACTATTTTTTGTATTACTGTCATTCTTACTCATGGCTGAGGATATTCGTTTTCAATATTTTCCTAAGCTACGTCAGACTATCGCCGTGATCATCTATCCATTACAAAAATTAGCGCATACACCGATAACGATTTATGACCAGGTAAGTGAATTTCTTTCCAATTTTCACTTAATTGATGAAAATATTTATCTCAGGCAACGCTATCTGGCCGATCAGAAGCAACTGCTCCAATTGAGAGCATTGGAAGCTGAAAATATGCAATTACGCAAACTGCTCGGTGCAGTCGAACGGATTAAAACAAAAACCGAGACCGAAGCCGTTATGGCAGAAATCCTGTATGCGCCACGCGATCCTTTTAATCGTAGAATTACACTTAACAAGGGTAGTCAGCACAATGTTCAACCCGGCCAGGTCGTTGTCGATAATCGAGGCGTCGTCGGACAAATTACACAAGTTTATTTATGGACATCTGAAGTCACATTGATTACCGACAAGGATCATTCTGTCCCTGTACAGGCGATACGTAATGGTTTGCGTTCAGTCATCTCTGGCGCAGGCAAAAATGATGAATTAGAGCTGCGTTACTTATCGATTAATACTGATATTCAGCAAGATGACTTACTGGTCACTTCTGGAATTGGTGGCGTTTATCCCTCTGGCTTACCTGTAGCGATCGTATCCAGTATTGAACGCGATCCTGCCTATGCCTTTGCACGCATTGTCTGTTCACCGGTTGCGGGTGTCGATCGAAATCGACAGGTATTGATACTATCCTTATTGTCACCTATGCCGGAGAACCAAATTGAAACACCCAGAATCGGATCCAAGAACAATTGA
- the mreD gene encoding rod shape-determining protein MreD — MKHPESDPRTIDGRKKINSPKYLEQEILLPAKGGYVFLSLIAALILNLLPLQDIVLLLRPDFVAITLLYWGINQPQRMSMSQAFCIGLLMDVGNTTLLGQHALAYCIIVYFAAVFHRRLRIFNLLQQAPQVGFILFVMQMIIFLIGLLSGSFFPGWYFFLASGTGALLWAPISFLLTRPLRLKSDPNAL, encoded by the coding sequence TTGAAACACCCAGAATCGGATCCAAGAACAATTGATGGCAGGAAGAAGATAAATTCACCGAAATATCTTGAACAAGAAATCCTGTTACCTGCCAAAGGCGGATATGTCTTCCTGAGTCTGATTGCTGCTTTGATACTCAATTTATTACCTCTACAAGATATTGTACTGCTACTTCGTCCTGATTTTGTAGCAATCACCTTACTCTATTGGGGTATTAATCAACCACAACGCATGAGTATGAGTCAGGCATTTTGTATCGGTCTATTAATGGATGTCGGCAATACAACTCTATTAGGTCAACATGCACTCGCATACTGCATCATCGTTTATTTCGCCGCAGTCTTCCATCGGCGCCTGCGTATTTTCAATTTGCTACAACAGGCACCTCAAGTTGGATTCATACTATTTGTCATGCAGATGATCATTTTCCTAATCGGATTATTAAGTGGTAGCTTTTTCCCGGGCTGGTACTTTTTCTTGGCCAGCGGTACCGGAGCATTATTATGGGCACCCATTTCTTTTTTATTAACAAGGCCACTGAGACTAAAATCTGATCCTAATGCATTATGA
- the mrdA gene encoding penicillin-binding protein 2, which produces MKHKVEIRNHPLELHHFRVRLAIAASFVLLLFLLLFTRFFYLQVAQREHYHTLAEANRISISPLIPNRGLIFDRNGEVLAQNYSAYTLEIIPSKVPNLESTLDELATVVDITPKDRQRFKKLMRESKRFKSLPIRNRLTDVEVARFAANHYRFPGIEIRARVLRQYPHKDIISHVVGYISRINDKDLEKLEASKELDNYRGSHHIGKIGIEQSYEKALHGVTGFEGIETDAAGRSVRVLSRTSPIPGSNLILSLDIGLQEVADKAFGNRRGALVAMDPTNGEILAFVSKPGFDANLFIGGIDQENWDLLNNSIDRPLNNRALRGVYPPGSTFKPFMALAALELNKRTPEYMINDIGYFTLPGVDRRYRDWKVGGHGRVDLRKSLVVSCDTYYYSLANDLGINNIYNFVSQFGLGKKTGIDIQGEAAGLLPSPEWKMNRHNKKWYTGDTISVGIGQGYNLSTPLQLAFATMIIANKGKAFLPHMVKQIQNSQTGATETIPKRLLYSLDLKPENIDLVHNALVDVTRPGGTAAGVGTNASYSFAGKTGTSQVIGTKQGERYNEKLVQERHRDHALFIAYAPAENPRIVLSVLVENGGHGGATAAPIARQVMDYFLLGKLPESAVASNVKPIKAHLHEHP; this is translated from the coding sequence ATGAAACATAAGGTAGAGATTCGTAATCACCCACTCGAACTACATCATTTCCGCGTACGCCTTGCAATCGCTGCCAGTTTTGTATTGCTATTATTTTTATTACTCTTTACCCGATTCTTTTATTTACAGGTTGCACAGCGAGAGCATTATCATACACTCGCAGAAGCTAACCGCATTTCCATCTCTCCGCTCATTCCTAATCGTGGTTTAATTTTTGATCGTAACGGCGAAGTATTAGCACAAAATTATTCGGCCTATACGCTGGAAATTATTCCAAGCAAGGTTCCCAATCTAGAATCCACATTGGATGAATTGGCTACAGTCGTCGACATCACACCCAAAGATCGCCAACGATTCAAGAAATTAATGCGGGAAAGTAAACGATTTAAAAGCTTACCTATTCGTAATCGTTTAACAGATGTAGAAGTGGCTCGTTTTGCTGCTAATCACTATCGCTTTCCTGGCATTGAAATCAGAGCCCGCGTACTGCGCCAATATCCACACAAAGACATTATTTCTCATGTAGTTGGTTATATCAGCCGCATTAATGATAAAGACCTGGAGAAGCTGGAGGCCAGTAAGGAATTAGATAATTACCGTGGTTCTCATCATATTGGGAAAATTGGGATTGAACAGAGCTATGAAAAAGCACTGCATGGCGTTACCGGTTTTGAAGGGATTGAAACCGATGCAGCAGGTCGTTCAGTACGCGTGTTATCACGAACTTCGCCGATACCCGGTAGTAATCTCATACTATCATTGGATATTGGGTTGCAGGAAGTAGCCGATAAGGCCTTCGGAAATCGGCGTGGTGCCTTGGTCGCAATGGATCCGACTAACGGAGAAATTCTTGCTTTTGTAAGTAAGCCCGGTTTTGATGCCAATCTCTTTATTGGTGGTATTGATCAGGAAAACTGGGACTTACTTAATAATTCCATTGATCGACCACTGAATAATCGCGCCTTACGGGGCGTGTATCCACCCGGATCCACCTTTAAACCCTTCATGGCGCTAGCGGCGCTGGAGCTCAATAAAAGAACGCCCGAATACATGATCAATGATATCGGCTATTTTACCCTCCCTGGCGTAGATAGACGCTATCGTGACTGGAAAGTCGGTGGACATGGCCGGGTTGACCTCCGCAAGTCATTGGTTGTTTCATGCGATACATATTATTACAGTCTTGCCAATGATCTGGGAATAAACAATATATACAATTTTGTTAGCCAATTTGGGCTGGGGAAAAAAACTGGGATTGATATCCAGGGTGAAGCTGCCGGGCTGCTTCCCTCACCTGAATGGAAAATGAATCGTCATAATAAAAAATGGTATACGGGCGATACTATTTCTGTCGGAATCGGTCAGGGATATAATCTATCGACACCACTACAGCTTGCTTTCGCTACCATGATTATCGCTAACAAGGGGAAAGCTTTTCTTCCACATATGGTCAAGCAGATACAAAACAGCCAAACCGGAGCCACAGAAACCATACCCAAGCGACTATTATATTCACTTGATCTAAAACCGGAAAACATAGACCTCGTGCACAATGCATTAGTGGATGTTACTCGTCCGGGAGGCACTGCAGCTGGCGTGGGCACCAATGCCAGCTATTCTTTTGCAGGCAAAACAGGCACCTCACAAGTTATCGGCACCAAACAGGGAGAACGCTACAATGAAAAACTGGTACAGGAACGCCATCGTGACCATGCGCTGTTTATTGCCTATGCACCTGCAGAGAATCCCAGAATCGTACTGTCCGTTTTAGTAGAAAATGGGGGACATGGCGGCGCAACCGCTGCCCCTATTGCACGACAGGTTATGGATTATTTCTTATTAGGAAAATTACCTGAGTCCGCTGTTGCAAGCAATGTTAAGCCTATCAAGGCTCACTTGCATGAACACCCTTAG
- the rodA gene encoding rod shape-determining protein RodA has protein sequence MIEFKQFWYYLTRYIDGFLIAGILLLMFVGLTTLYSATGANLGKVCNQAINMLIALVIMWLIANIPLQQIMRLALPIYFLGMVLLIGVALFGEINNGARRWLDIGVTRIQPSELMKIAVPLMMAWYFDKHEITLRFRDYVGATLLLLLPVALILRQPDLGTALLIAVSGFYVLFLAGLSSRVILGSLITGLCSMPLLWSFMHDYQRRRITTLLDPSQDALGAGYHTIQSTIAIGSGGIVGKGWQNGTQTQLDFLPEQSTDFIFAVFSEEFGLVGNVLLLLLYLAIIGRCLVITANASTQFTRLIAGSITLTFFTYIFVNMGMVSGILPVVGVPLPLISYGGTSIVTMLLGFGILMSIKTHPKLVKT, from the coding sequence ATGATTGAGTTTAAGCAATTCTGGTATTATCTCACCCGTTATATTGATGGTTTTCTTATCGCAGGCATCCTCCTGTTAATGTTCGTAGGCTTAACGACACTGTATAGTGCAACCGGTGCAAATCTGGGCAAGGTGTGCAATCAGGCCATCAACATGCTGATAGCCCTCGTTATTATGTGGCTAATTGCTAATATTCCATTACAACAGATCATGCGCCTTGCATTACCCATATATTTTCTGGGCATGGTCTTACTCATTGGTGTCGCATTATTTGGTGAGATTAACAATGGTGCGCGACGCTGGCTTGATATCGGTGTGACACGTATTCAGCCCTCTGAATTAATGAAAATCGCTGTCCCTCTTATGATGGCATGGTATTTCGATAAACACGAAATAACCTTACGCTTCAGGGATTATGTAGGCGCAACATTATTATTATTGCTGCCTGTCGCATTGATTCTGCGACAACCCGACTTGGGTACCGCACTATTGATTGCGGTCAGTGGCTTTTACGTATTATTTCTAGCCGGATTATCCTCGCGTGTTATTCTCGGATCATTGATTACTGGCCTATGTAGCATGCCATTACTCTGGTCATTCATGCATGACTATCAACGACGACGCATTACAACGCTACTTGATCCATCACAAGACGCGCTGGGTGCTGGTTATCACACTATTCAATCGACCATCGCCATCGGTTCTGGCGGCATTGTCGGTAAAGGCTGGCAAAATGGCACACAGACCCAGCTTGATTTCTTACCTGAACAAAGTACCGATTTTATTTTTGCAGTCTTCTCTGAAGAATTCGGATTAGTCGGAAATGTGCTATTGTTATTATTGTATCTGGCTATTATCGGGCGCTGTCTCGTTATTACCGCAAATGCCTCAACCCAATTCACACGCCTGATTGCAGGCTCGATTACACTTACTTTCTTTACCTATATCTTTGTAAATATGGGGATGGTCAGCGGTATTCTGCCAGTAGTAGGCGTACCCCTGCCATTAATCAGTTATGGTGGCACATCGATAGTGACAATGCTATTGGGTTTTGGTATTTTGATGAGCATAAAAACTCATCCCAAGCTGGTGAAAACATGA
- a CDS encoding septal ring lytic transglycosylase RlpA family protein yields MTTKKLHNFSTVMLPFYTSFISALVLITLIGCSSTSQYTGSQKKFSTTASPSIFLNKKKGGGYYLDDGPDDHPPHNLEAIPNAIPKVEPLRKANMKPYTALGNNYKPMTTLSTYKERGMASWYGRRYHGNQTASGEVYDMYAMTAAHPTLPIPSYAHVTNIKNGKSIIVRINDRGPFLSDRLIDLSYTAAYKLDVLAYGSAPVEVESIIPGTYSTSRTRLRSNTSPSSMPHANPIYLQLGAFGSASNANDLSSQIQTKLPWLANTLGIIRKNGLFKVKIGPYSNQMLAQQAADSITRQLAIKPILIID; encoded by the coding sequence ATGACAACCAAAAAATTACACAATTTCTCGACTGTTATGCTTCCATTCTATACATCATTCATCAGTGCACTGGTTCTGATTACGCTTATTGGATGCAGCAGCACCTCTCAATATACTGGGTCACAGAAAAAATTCTCCACGACCGCTTCGCCATCCATTTTTCTCAACAAGAAGAAAGGTGGTGGCTATTATCTGGATGATGGCCCAGATGATCATCCCCCGCATAATTTGGAAGCAATTCCAAATGCCATTCCCAAGGTCGAACCCTTGCGCAAAGCCAATATGAAACCTTATACAGCGCTCGGGAATAATTATAAACCCATGACCACACTAAGCACTTACAAAGAGCGCGGAATGGCTTCATGGTATGGCCGTCGTTATCATGGCAATCAAACCGCGTCAGGTGAGGTCTACGATATGTATGCGATGACTGCTGCTCATCCTACTTTACCTATCCCCAGCTATGCTCATGTGACAAACATAAAAAATGGAAAGTCCATTATCGTACGCATTAATGATCGCGGCCCCTTTCTCTCCGATCGACTGATTGATCTTTCTTATACTGCTGCCTACAAGTTAGATGTACTGGCCTATGGCAGTGCTCCGGTAGAAGTAGAAAGTATTATTCCCGGAACTTATTCAACCTCACGAACCAGATTACGATCAAATACATCACCTTCATCCATGCCTCATGCAAATCCGATTTATCTGCAGTTGGGCGCATTTGGCTCTGCAAGTAATGCAAACGACCTCTCTTCACAAATACAAACAAAGCTCCCATGGCTGGCCAATACGCTTGGCATCATTAGAAAAAATGGCCTGTTTAAAGTCAAGATTGGTCCCTATTCTAATCAAATGCTGGCACAACAAGCTGCTGATTCAATCACACGACAACTGGCTATCAAACCCATACTGATCATTGACTAG
- a CDS encoding RNA-guided endonuclease InsQ/TnpB family protein — translation MKQIIRKAFKSRLNPNSDQVQKMVEFAGANRFVWNKALAMNLFRLEQKQPLLWYNELSFWLKLWKSSEDYGFLKTVHSQPLQQALKNLEKAFKDGFDKKQPLKRIPKFKKKGLSDSFRYPQGFKLEQESSKVFLPKIGWVKYRNSRQVIGDVKNMTISRKGGYWYVSIQTEYETELKRHSSTSMIGVDMGVTRFATLSDGSYVEPLNSFRKLSKKLAFEQRKLSKKVGFSANWKKQKQIITRLHERIANARLDFLHKTSTEISKNHAMVVVENLKIENMSKSAKGSVEKHGKNVKAKSGLNKSILDQGWGMFVSFLEYKQACSGGDVLKVNPQYTSQTCPGCQHVSRDNRKSQSAFECTECGFKANADLVGALNVLERGHRLLACGVETLVSSKKQEPVGSSNTNLLLTA, via the coding sequence ATGAAGCAGATTATACGCAAAGCCTTTAAATCTCGACTCAATCCAAATTCTGACCAAGTACAGAAGATGGTTGAGTTTGCGGGTGCTAATCGGTTTGTTTGGAATAAAGCCTTAGCAATGAATCTGTTCAGATTAGAGCAGAAACAGCCATTGCTTTGGTACAACGAGTTGTCATTTTGGCTAAAGCTATGGAAATCCTCAGAAGATTATGGATTTCTAAAAACCGTTCATTCTCAACCATTGCAACAAGCCTTAAAAAACTTAGAAAAAGCGTTCAAAGACGGTTTTGATAAGAAACAGCCTTTAAAACGGATTCCAAAATTCAAGAAAAAAGGTTTGAGTGACAGCTTTCGTTATCCACAAGGATTTAAGCTGGAGCAAGAGTCTAGCAAAGTGTTCTTGCCTAAAATCGGTTGGGTGAAATATCGTAATTCACGCCAAGTCATTGGTGACGTTAAAAATATGACGATTTCCCGTAAAGGCGGTTATTGGTACGTGTCGATTCAGACTGAGTACGAGACCGAGCTAAAGCGTCATAGCTCAACCAGTATGATTGGTGTTGATATGGGCGTTACCCGCTTTGCAACCTTGTCAGACGGCTCATACGTAGAACCTTTAAACAGTTTCAGAAAGTTATCAAAGAAACTGGCTTTTGAACAGCGTAAGCTGTCTAAAAAAGTCGGTTTCTCTGCTAACTGGAAAAAGCAGAAACAAATCATTACCCGACTGCATGAGCGTATTGCCAATGCTCGTTTAGACTTCTTACACAAAACCTCAACCGAAATCAGCAAAAATCACGCAATGGTCGTAGTTGAGAATTTAAAGATAGAAAACATGTCTAAGAGTGCCAAGGGCAGTGTTGAAAAGCATGGTAAAAACGTCAAAGCGAAATCGGGTCTAAACAAATCCATTCTTGACCAAGGATGGGGAATGTTCGTTTCGTTCTTGGAGTATAAACAGGCTTGTTCAGGCGGGGATGTATTGAAGGTAAACCCTCAATACACCTCTCAAACCTGCCCTGGATGTCAACATGTTAGTCGTGACAATCGCAAAAGCCAAAGTGCTTTTGAATGTACAGAATGTGGATTTAAAGCCAATGCCGACTTGGTAGGTGCCTTGAATGTACTTGAGCGAGGACATCGCTTGTTAGCCTGTGGAGTTGAAACGTTAGTTTCGTCTAAGAAGCAGGAACCAGTAGGCAGTAGCAATACAAACCTACTCTTAACGGCTTAA
- the tnpA gene encoding IS200/IS605 family transposase: MQVNNDVRTGRHCVFNLHVHLVFVTKYRRDVFSGRVLIDLEEIFKNVCLDFEAELVEFNGEHDHIHLLVNYPPKIAISNLVNSLKGVSSRLIRKKNYPEIKNKLWGNMLWSPSYFAGSCGGAPLSIIKQYIEQQQRPH, from the coding sequence ATGCAAGTTAATAACGATGTAAGAACAGGAAGACATTGCGTTTTTAATCTTCATGTTCATTTGGTCTTTGTAACAAAATACCGTAGAGATGTTTTCTCCGGAAGGGTATTAATTGATTTGGAAGAAATATTTAAAAACGTGTGTTTGGATTTTGAAGCAGAATTGGTGGAATTTAACGGTGAGCATGATCATATTCACCTTTTAGTTAACTATCCACCAAAAATTGCTATTTCTAACTTGGTAAATAGTTTGAAAGGCGTTTCAAGCCGACTTATTCGCAAAAAGAATTATCCCGAAATTAAAAATAAGCTTTGGGGTAATATGCTTTGGAGTCCAAGCTATTTTGCGGGTAGTTGTGGTGGAGCACCACTCTCGATTATTAAGCAATATATTGAACAACAGCAAAGACCGCATTAA
- a CDS encoding tetratricopeptide repeat protein: MTPDQSVVRSQQLEAGEITLDQITEWQGSPETGPISKNPTHMTAPEKTEVIAEVSTDPALTELRTNNRFFMVQLYYERARKGDADAQYQLGLLYLTGNGAIQDFEEAARWFELAAEKNHALAQYELGMIYKVGYGVAADLEKSYMWLNLAAAAGIDEAALMRNKIMLSLNSEQLTQAQRASRERLGNMSVADR, encoded by the coding sequence TTGACACCTGACCAAAGCGTTGTGCGGTCACAACAACTTGAGGCGGGCGAAATCACATTAGATCAGATCACGGAATGGCAGGGTAGTCCTGAAACCGGTCCGATATCGAAGAATCCAACGCATATGACAGCCCCAGAGAAAACAGAAGTAATCGCCGAGGTCAGTACAGATCCTGCGCTTACAGAGTTACGGACGAATAACCGTTTCTTTATGGTGCAGCTGTATTATGAGAGGGCCCGAAAAGGGGATGCTGATGCGCAATATCAGCTGGGATTGTTGTATTTAACCGGAAATGGCGCTATTCAGGATTTCGAAGAAGCGGCCAGATGGTTTGAATTGGCGGCGGAAAAAAATCATGCGTTAGCCCAGTATGAGCTGGGAATGATCTACAAGGTTGGCTATGGTGTTGCTGCTGATCTGGAGAAAAGCTATATGTGGTTAAATTTGGCTGCGGCTGCAGGTATTGATGAAGCGGCATTGATGCGTAATAAGATTATGTTGTCGCTCAATTCTGAACAACTCACTCAGGCTCAGAGAGCCTCTCGCGAGCGATTAGGAAATATGAGCGTCGCTGATAGATAA
- a CDS encoding TraB/GumN family protein — MTELNQNDTGLSEEEKTIDEPLRIIKLDGCDITLLGTAHVSKASADKVQELIATGKFDAVAVELCPSRHNAIVNPDLLAKMDLFQVIKQGQASMVTASLALGAYQQRMAEQFGIEPGGEMRVAIKDATEAKLPVVLIDREIGITLKRIYRNVPWWKRFNLFGGLIASILTQEKISAAEIEKLKEGDMLESTFSQFSENEKDLFQPLISERDEYMSARLLKESKENNYRHILAIIGAGHMHGMSQLLQSNTINNPDESIAKLDIIPKSSNWSKYLPWLVVALVLTGFAIGFTRSSEIGTAMLIDWVLINGGLSALGAAIAFAHPLTIMTAFIAAPITSLNPTIGAGMVVAAVETYLRKPKIADFNRLRSDTTSLKGWWNNQVTRILLIFLLSTIGSAIGTYVAGFRIFERLGGG; from the coding sequence ATGACCGAATTAAACCAAAACGATACCGGACTATCCGAAGAAGAAAAAACGATCGATGAACCACTTAGAATAATCAAGCTAGATGGCTGTGATATTACGCTTCTGGGTACTGCGCACGTTTCAAAGGCCAGTGCTGATAAAGTCCAGGAACTCATTGCCACGGGAAAATTCGATGCAGTCGCTGTCGAACTGTGCCCCAGTCGCCATAATGCAATCGTAAACCCGGATTTATTAGCTAAAATGGATTTGTTCCAGGTGATCAAACAAGGTCAGGCCAGCATGGTCACTGCAAGTCTCGCATTAGGTGCTTACCAACAGCGAATGGCTGAGCAATTTGGTATTGAACCAGGCGGTGAAATGCGGGTTGCCATTAAAGATGCAACAGAAGCTAAATTACCCGTCGTATTAATCGACAGAGAAATCGGCATAACGCTCAAACGAATTTATCGTAATGTTCCCTGGTGGAAACGTTTTAATTTATTTGGCGGTCTGATTGCAAGCATTCTGACTCAAGAAAAGATTAGCGCAGCTGAAATTGAAAAACTAAAAGAAGGAGATATGCTCGAAAGTACCTTCTCGCAATTTTCTGAGAATGAAAAAGATTTATTTCAACCCCTCATTAGCGAGCGAGATGAATATATGTCAGCACGTCTTTTAAAAGAAAGTAAAGAAAATAATTATCGGCATATACTCGCGATCATCGGTGCTGGACATATGCATGGCATGAGCCAACTACTCCAGTCCAACACCATCAATAATCCAGATGAAAGCATCGCGAAACTAGACATCATTCCCAAATCATCCAATTGGTCTAAATATTTACCCTGGTTAGTAGTCGCATTGGTTCTAACTGGTTTTGCAATTGGCTTTACACGTAGCTCTGAAATTGGGACAGCGATGCTGATTGACTGGGTGCTGATAAACGGAGGGCTTTCCGCACTAGGCGCAGCCATTGCCTTTGCTCATCCACTCACCATTATGACTGCATTTATTGCCGCACCGATCACCTCGTTAAATCCGACAATTGGCGCCGGCATGGTGGTTGCGGCAGTTGAAACTTATTTACGTAAACCTAAAATTGCTGACTTTAATCGACTCCGCAGCGACACAACCAGTTTAAAAGGCTGGTGGAATAATCAAGTGACACGCATATTACTTATCTTCCTGCTATCCACAATTGGTTCTGCCATTGGTACTTATGTTGCTGGTTTTAGAATATTTGAGCGATTAGGTGGAGGCTAA